A stretch of the Lolium perenne isolate Kyuss_39 chromosome 3, Kyuss_2.0, whole genome shotgun sequence genome encodes the following:
- the LOC127344383 gene encoding conserved oligomeric Golgi complex subunit 3: MSMATTPATLPKSGAVSKGYNFAYAWEKNAPLTEQQNAAISALSHAVAERPFPANLEDGGTTMPEKESALEEAGAMDAVLVNTHQFYKWFAELESAMKSETEEKYRLYESTLEERVNTCDGILKQVDDTLNLFEELQSLHSSVAIKTKTLHDACDQLLVEKQRLIEFAEALRSRLNYFDELENASTSFYSQTMNIGNEQFLPLLKRLDDCISYVENNPQYAESAVYLVKFRQLQSRALGMIRSHVLSTLKAASAQVQAAIRGSGSGKNAVTEGVEASLIYVRFKAAAGELKPIFDEIESRSAKKEYAQILSECHSLFCEQRLYLIRGMVQQSISEFAKNEALPSLTRSGCAYLMEACQLEHQLFAHFFPASASDVSSMAPLMDPLCTHLYDTLRPRLIYEGNIDSLCELVNILKAEVLAEQLSRPEDSVAGLRPIFQRILADVHERLAFCARTHIREEIANFRPSDEDLDYPGKLERSATSSANVSDNPDMYATWYRPLEKTVSCLSKLYRCLESSVFTGLAQEALEVCSTSLQNASKVITKRASPMDGQLFLIKHLLILREQIAPFDIEFSVTHKELDFSHLLDHLRRILRGQVSLFDWSRSTSLARTFSPRVLESQIDARKELEKSLKSTCEEFIMSITKLVVDPMLSFVTKVTAVKVALSSGSQGQKLDSVLAKPLKTQAFASPDKVAELIQKVGTAIQEDLPKVMIKMRLYLQNPSTRLILFKPIKTNIVEAHIQLQSLVKSEYSADEIQSMGMLSISDLQSQLDSLM, translated from the exons ATGTCCATGGCGACGACGCCGGCGACCCTGCCCAAGTCGGGGGCGGTCTCCAAGGGCTACAACTTCGCGTACGCGTGGGAGAAG AACGCGCCGCTCACGGAGCAGCAGAATGCCGCCATCTCCGCGCTCTCGCACGCCGTCGCCGAGCGCCCGTTCCCGGCCAATCTG GAAGATGGAGGTACGACCATGCCAGAAAAAGAGTCTGCTTTGGAGGAGGCGGGTGCAATGGATGCGGTCTTGGTAAATACACATCAG TTCTACAAATGGTTTGCTGAACTGGAATCAGCTATGAAATCTGAG ACGGAGGAAAAGTATCGCCTCTACGAGAGTACATTAGAGGAACGTGTTAACACATGTGATGGCATCCTTAAACAA GTCGATGACACACTGAACTTATTTGAAGAACTGCAATCCTTGCACTCCAGCGTTGCCATAAAGACAAAAACTTTGCATGATGCTTGCGACCAACTT TTGGTGGAGAAACAGAGGCTCATCGAGTTTGCCGAAGCACTCCGAAGTAGGTTAAACTACTTTGATGAATTGGAAAAT GCCTCTACTAGCTTTTATTCTCAGACTATGAACATTGGAAATGAACAGTTTCTCCCGCTGTTGAAACGGCTTGATGATTGTATCTC ATATGTTGAAAATAATCCACAATATGCTGAATCTGCTGTTTACTTGGTGAAGTTCCGCCAACTTCAG TCTCGGGCATTAGGTATGATTCGGTCACATGTCCTGTCAACACTGAAAGCTGCATCAGCCCAG GTTCAAGCTGCAATCCGGGGCAGTGGTTCTGGCAAAAATGCTGTTACGGAGGGTGTGGAAGCATCTCTTATCTATGTCCGTTTCAAGGCAGCAGCCGGGGAG CTAAAACCAATTTTCGATGAGATTGAAAGTAGATCTGCTAAGAAAGAATATGCGCAGATTCTTTCAGAGTGTCACAGTTTGTTTTGTGAGCAGAGGCTGTACCTG ATACGAGGCATGGTGCAGCAAAGTATTTCTGAGTTTGCTAAAAATGAGGCCTTACCTTCTTTAACAAGGTCTGGTTGTGCCTATTTAATGGAG GCATGCCAGCTTGAGCACCAGCTTTTTGCTCATTTCTTCCCAGCATCTGCATCGGATGTTTCAAGTATGGCTCCTTTAATGGATCCATT GTGCACACACTTGTATGATACTCTGAGGCCTAGACTAATATATGAAGGAAACATTGATTCTCTCTGTGAACTCGTCAACATTCTGAAGGCTGAAGTGTTGGCGGAGCAACTGAGTAGACCTGAGGATTCAGTAGCTGGGCTGCGTCCAATATTTCAGAGGATACTTGCAGATGTTCATGAGCGGTTAGCATTTTGTGCTCGGACTCATATTCGTGAGGAG ATTGCAAACTTTCGCCCTTCTGATGAAGATCTGGATTATCCTGGAAAACTTGAGAGATCAGCAACTTCAAGTGCTAAT GTTAGTGACAACCCAGACATGTATGCAACCTGGTACAGACCATTGGAGAAAACAGTTTCGTGCCTATCAAAGCTATATCGCTGCTTAGAATCTTCGGTTTTTACTGGTTTAGCCCAG GAAGCTTTAGAAGTTTGCTCAACATCCCTTCAG AATGCAAGCAAGGTCATTACAAAAAGAGCAAGCCCCATGGATGGACAGCTTTTCCTGATTAAGCACCTGCTCATTTTAAGGGAACAG ATTGCGCCATTTGATATAGAGTTCTCTGTCACACATAAGGAGCTGGATTTCTCCCATTTGCTG GATCACTTAAGAAGGATTCTCAGGGGTCAGGTCTCACTATTTGACTGGTCAAGGTCAACATCACTTGCTAGGACCTTTTCTCCTCGTGTTTTGGAGAGCCAAATTGACGCCAGAAAA GAGCTGGAGAAAAGCCTTAAATCTACCTGTGAAGAGTTCATAATGTCCATCACTAAACTAGTAGTGGACCCAATGCTTTCTTTTGTTACTAAG GTAACTGCTGTCAAAGTTGCATTGTCCTCAGGTAGCCAGGGGCAGAAATTGGATTCTGTTCTAGCAAAACCCCTTAAGACACAAGCATTTGCCTCACCTGATAAAGTTGCAGAGCTCATTCAAAAG GTTGGGACTGCTATTCAAGAAGACCTTCCCAAAGTAATGATCAAGATGAGGTTGTATTTGCAAAATCCATCGACGAGATTAATTTTATTCAAACCCATCAA GACAAATATAGTTGAGGCTCATATACAGCTGCAATCCCTTGTGAAGTCAGAGTACTCAGCTGACGAGATTCAGTCTATGGGTATGCTGTCCATATCCGATCTACAGTCTCAACTCGACAGTCTGATGTAG